A window of the Streptomyces sp. NBC_01351 genome harbors these coding sequences:
- a CDS encoding sensor histidine kinase: protein MSETTTGGTARTPEFRLASGVIETLRQDLVTNAFAYRPLPLQETPGRIVRRLPRAIRRHFPWTRYAMVGALALFVMVFTAGTQSSYLGDTGELLIGMISAAPVVMTLVRPVAAWWAAVAMTVLFAALGSEASWPWTPGSFLAYIAVMVIVTLRTGPRVAAWMWTLTLALGFILSVVFRSGYAYGAGTNLPEMAVFSAFALVIASSIQIRRHAKAEVSAQQEVTAVERDKRTLLEERTTIARELHDVVAHHMSVVAIQAEAAPYRVKNPPPELEAAFVTIRENAVAALTELRRVLGVVRSADYEAPDAPQPTLASLDGLLANVREAGLSVEKTVTGAVRELPQGVELSAYRIIQEALSNTLRHAPGAVAGVEVSYVLGGLGIRVVNEAPTGDVRPSPGAGHGITGMRERVAMLEGEMTAGETAGGGYEVAVFIPVPSRPVAVTAPEEGPA, encoded by the coding sequence ATGAGCGAGACGACCACCGGGGGTACAGCCCGGACACCTGAGTTCCGACTGGCATCGGGGGTGATCGAGACCCTGCGCCAGGACCTCGTCACCAACGCCTTCGCCTACCGGCCGCTGCCGCTGCAGGAGACGCCCGGGCGAATCGTGCGCCGGCTTCCCCGGGCGATACGCAGGCACTTCCCGTGGACGCGGTACGCGATGGTGGGGGCGCTGGCCCTCTTCGTGATGGTGTTCACGGCGGGCACGCAGTCGAGCTACCTCGGGGATACCGGCGAGCTCCTCATCGGGATGATCTCCGCGGCCCCGGTCGTGATGACGCTGGTGCGGCCGGTCGCGGCCTGGTGGGCGGCCGTCGCCATGACGGTGCTGTTCGCCGCGCTCGGCAGCGAGGCGAGCTGGCCGTGGACCCCGGGCAGCTTCCTCGCGTACATCGCCGTCATGGTGATCGTCACCCTGCGGACCGGCCCCAGGGTGGCGGCCTGGATGTGGACGCTCACCCTCGCGCTCGGCTTCATCCTGTCGGTGGTCTTCAGGAGCGGGTACGCGTACGGGGCGGGGACGAACCTGCCGGAGATGGCCGTGTTCTCGGCGTTCGCACTGGTGATCGCGAGCAGCATCCAGATACGCCGGCACGCCAAGGCGGAGGTGAGCGCGCAGCAGGAGGTCACGGCGGTCGAGCGGGACAAGCGGACCCTGCTGGAGGAGCGGACGACGATCGCGCGGGAGCTGCACGACGTGGTGGCCCACCACATGTCGGTGGTGGCGATCCAGGCGGAGGCCGCGCCGTACCGGGTGAAGAACCCGCCGCCGGAGTTGGAGGCGGCGTTCGTCACCATCCGGGAGAACGCGGTGGCGGCCCTGACGGAGCTGCGGCGGGTGCTGGGTGTGGTGCGCTCCGCGGACTACGAGGCGCCGGACGCCCCGCAGCCGACGCTGGCCTCGCTGGACGGTCTGCTGGCCAATGTGCGGGAGGCCGGGCTGAGCGTGGAGAAGACGGTGACGGGCGCGGTGCGGGAGCTGCCTCAGGGGGTGGAGCTGTCGGCGTACCGGATCATCCAGGAGGCCCTGAGCAACACGCTGCGGCACGCGCCGGGTGCGGTGGCCGGGGTGGAGGTCAGTTACGTACTGGGCGGGCTGGGGATACGGGTCGTCAATGAGGCGCCGACCGGGGATGTGCGGCCGTCGCCCGGGGCCGGGCACGGGATCACCGGCATGCGGGAGCGGGTGGCCATGCTGGAGGGGGAGATGACGGCCGGCGAGACGGCCGGCGGCGGGTACGAGGTGGCGGTGTTCATACCCGTGCCCAGCCGTCCGGTGGCGGTCACGGCGCCGGAGGAGGGGCCGGCATGA
- a CDS encoding acyltransferase family protein — MPELRTRWAVLAAGIDASTPAGRDRSVDTLRAFAILGVVLGHWLVTALTTADGGLSTTSPLAHMPWLAPVSWVFQTLAAFFLVGGHVAAMGYASARARGDSYRTWVGQRLGRLFRPVAAVLVLWAVVAAGMLIGGVELDTVRTLLKLVLSPLWFLLVFAVLTAATPLVARLSPLWPLAVVASVDVWRFGFGGPDWVGWVNVAAGWLVPYTLGAAWASGSFAGRRSPALLLGAGTVATAALVLWGGYPASMVGVPGASISNLNPPTLAAVAFGVAQCGLALLVRDPLARAMRRPTAWAKVALVNLSAMTVFLWHQTAMMAVTALGLLVSADLPGLHTVPGSPGWIAARLLWLPLFAAALTLCWAAFRTYEQGPRPRKARTGEPARTSRPGRPADATRAHCAPSAHAPGKEIAHV, encoded by the coding sequence GTGCCTGAGCTCCGCACCCGCTGGGCCGTACTGGCCGCCGGGATCGATGCCTCCACCCCTGCCGGGCGGGACCGGAGCGTGGACACGCTGCGGGCCTTCGCGATCCTCGGCGTGGTCCTCGGCCACTGGCTCGTCACCGCCCTGACCACCGCCGACGGCGGTCTGAGCACCACGAGTCCGCTGGCGCACATGCCCTGGCTGGCCCCGGTGTCCTGGGTGTTCCAGACCCTTGCCGCCTTCTTCCTGGTCGGCGGTCACGTCGCCGCCATGGGGTACGCGTCGGCGCGGGCGCGCGGGGATTCGTACCGCACGTGGGTGGGGCAGAGGTTGGGCCGGCTGTTCCGCCCGGTTGCGGCCGTGCTCGTCCTGTGGGCCGTGGTGGCCGCCGGGATGCTGATCGGCGGGGTCGAGCTGGACACCGTACGGACGCTGCTCAAGCTGGTGTTGTCGCCTCTGTGGTTCCTGCTGGTGTTCGCGGTGCTCACCGCTGCGACGCCGCTGGTGGCGCGGCTCAGCCCGCTGTGGCCGCTGGCCGTGGTGGCGAGCGTCGACGTGTGGCGGTTCGGGTTCGGCGGGCCCGACTGGGTCGGCTGGGTCAATGTCGCCGCCGGCTGGCTCGTCCCCTACACGCTGGGCGCCGCCTGGGCCTCCGGCTCGTTCGCCGGTCGCCGCTCGCCCGCCCTGCTCCTCGGTGCGGGCACCGTGGCCACTGCCGCGCTGGTCCTCTGGGGCGGGTACCCGGCGTCCATGGTCGGTGTCCCCGGGGCCTCGATATCGAATCTGAACCCGCCGACGCTCGCCGCGGTCGCCTTCGGCGTGGCCCAGTGCGGGCTGGCGCTGCTGGTGCGCGACCCGCTGGCACGGGCCATGCGGCGGCCGACGGCCTGGGCGAAGGTGGCCCTGGTGAACCTCTCCGCCATGACGGTCTTCCTGTGGCACCAGACCGCCATGATGGCCGTCACCGCCCTCGGACTGCTCGTCTCGGCCGACCTGCCCGGCCTGCACACCGTGCCCGGGTCCCCGGGCTGGATAGCCGCCCGACTGCTGTGGCTACCACTGTTCGCCGCAGCGCTGACCCTGTGCTGGGCCGCGTTCCGCACGTACGAACAGGGCCCGCGCCCCCGGAAGGCCCGGACCGGCGAGCCTGCCCGGACCTCCCGGCCCGGGCGGCCCGCCGACGCCACGCGTGCGCACTGCGCCCCGAGCGCTCACGCTCCCGGCAAGGAAATCGCTCATGTCTAG
- a CDS encoding response regulator transcription factor, with the protein MTIRVLIVDDQMMVREGFSVLLNAMEGIEVVGEAVDGREAVAQVAALRPDVVLMDIRMPEMNGLEATREIVAADTDAKVLVLTTFDLDEYVYQALRAGASGFLLKDASARQLADGVRVVAAGEALLAPSVTKRLIAEFSKLSEARRFTDPAGVGELTDRETEVLVLIAQGLSNAEIADRLVVAESTIKTHVSRILVKLGLRDRTQAAVFAYETRLVTPA; encoded by the coding sequence ATGACGATCAGGGTGCTGATCGTCGACGACCAGATGATGGTGCGCGAGGGGTTCTCCGTCCTGCTCAATGCCATGGAGGGCATCGAGGTGGTGGGCGAGGCGGTCGACGGCCGGGAGGCCGTCGCGCAGGTGGCGGCGCTCCGGCCGGACGTGGTGCTGATGGACATCCGGATGCCGGAGATGAACGGTCTTGAGGCGACGCGGGAGATCGTGGCCGCCGACACGGACGCGAAGGTGCTGGTCCTGACGACCTTCGACCTCGACGAGTACGTGTACCAGGCGCTGCGGGCCGGGGCCTCCGGGTTCCTGCTCAAGGACGCGTCGGCCCGTCAGCTGGCGGACGGGGTGCGGGTCGTGGCGGCCGGGGAGGCCCTGCTGGCGCCTTCGGTGACCAAGCGGCTGATCGCGGAGTTCTCAAAGCTCTCCGAGGCGCGCAGGTTCACCGACCCGGCGGGGGTGGGTGAGTTGACGGATCGGGAGACGGAGGTGCTGGTACTGATCGCGCAGGGGCTGTCCAACGCGGAGATAGCGGACCGGCTCGTCGTCGCGGAGTCGACGATCAAGACCCATGTGAGTCGGATCCTGGTGAAGTTGGGGCTGCGGGACCGGACGCAGGCGGCGGTGTTCGCCTACGAGACCCGGCTGGTGACCCCAGCGTAG
- a CDS encoding response regulator transcription factor, with protein MSTPIKVMIADDQMMVRQGFTVLLNAQPDIEVVGQAVDGADAVAKVAELAPDVVLMDIRMPGMGGIEATSVITGVPGAEVKVLVLTTFDLDEYVYEALRAGASGFLLKDASADQLAEAVRVVAAGEALLSPNITKRLITEFSRLGAPRAPSRARIDELTERETEVLSLVAQGLSNAEIASHLTVAEQTVKTHVGRILVKLGLRDRTQAAVFAYETGLVRPTGY; from the coding sequence ATGAGCACCCCGATCAAGGTGATGATCGCCGACGACCAGATGATGGTCCGGCAGGGCTTCACCGTGCTCCTCAACGCCCAGCCGGACATCGAGGTGGTCGGTCAGGCCGTGGACGGGGCCGACGCCGTGGCGAAGGTCGCCGAACTGGCGCCGGACGTGGTCCTGATGGACATCCGCATGCCGGGTATGGGCGGCATCGAGGCGACGTCCGTCATCACCGGTGTCCCCGGGGCCGAGGTGAAGGTGCTGGTGCTGACCACTTTCGACCTCGACGAGTACGTGTACGAGGCGCTGCGGGCCGGCGCCTCCGGCTTCCTGCTCAAGGACGCGTCGGCGGACCAGCTCGCGGAGGCGGTGCGCGTGGTGGCGGCCGGTGAGGCGCTGCTCTCGCCGAACATCACGAAGCGTCTGATCACCGAGTTCTCGCGGCTGGGGGCGCCGCGCGCACCGTCGCGGGCGCGGATCGACGAGCTGACCGAGCGGGAGACGGAGGTGCTGTCGCTCGTCGCGCAGGGACTGTCGAACGCGGAGATCGCGTCGCACCTGACCGTGGCGGAGCAGACGGTGAAGACCCATGTGGGCCGGATCCTGGTGAAGCTGGGCTTGCGGGACCGCACGCAGGCGGCGGTGTTCGCGTACGAGACGGGTCTGGTCCGTCCGACGGGCTACTGA
- a CDS encoding sensor histidine kinase yields MTEPPAPLTDPANPGSAKGGARSRFRSLAMELCTLDRDPLPRMARPRWLARLPHVLVAYAAAFFGFLTTEQLGDHYHVTGGLPLVLAILTGVSIALAMFRPMAAWWLGLLTAGAIAWAIYGNVGQGQAWPWTPAGTFAFAPVLLLVALRMPPRVTIAVVGISVACTGLAEASFKPEHSTTTAPGAVLIFGFVGLLGYALRALRLARGELVEQETLTEEERARRTLLEERSRIARELHDVVAHHMSVISIQAQVAPHLVENPSEELKENLAGIRENALEALTELRRVLGVLRSEQPDDPANPHHPVPTLAELDGLVDNVRGAGLDVAVEVAGVRRVLTPGVELTAYRIVQEALSNCLRHAPGSRVEVGIAYGPRDLHLCVANSAPTRPAPPSNGAGHGLLGMRERAGMLGGELAAGPRPEGGYEVTAVLPMDPQGLPGDSFPEMKRNS; encoded by the coding sequence GTGACCGAACCTCCCGCGCCCCTGACCGACCCCGCAAACCCCGGCAGCGCCAAAGGCGGCGCCCGGTCCCGATTCCGGTCGCTGGCCATGGAGTTGTGCACCCTGGACCGGGACCCGCTGCCGAGGATGGCGCGGCCGCGCTGGCTGGCCCGGCTGCCGCACGTGCTGGTCGCATACGCCGCCGCCTTCTTCGGCTTCCTCACCACCGAGCAGCTCGGCGACCACTACCACGTCACCGGAGGACTCCCACTGGTCCTGGCGATCCTGACCGGTGTGTCCATCGCGCTCGCGATGTTCCGGCCTATGGCCGCCTGGTGGCTCGGCCTGCTCACGGCAGGCGCCATCGCCTGGGCGATCTACGGCAACGTCGGGCAGGGCCAGGCCTGGCCCTGGACGCCTGCCGGGACATTCGCCTTCGCCCCGGTGCTGTTGCTGGTCGCCCTGCGCATGCCGCCGCGGGTCACCATCGCTGTCGTCGGCATCTCGGTGGCCTGTACCGGCCTGGCCGAAGCCTCCTTCAAGCCGGAGCACAGCACGACCACCGCGCCCGGGGCCGTCCTCATCTTCGGTTTCGTCGGCCTGCTCGGCTACGCGCTGCGCGCCCTGCGCCTGGCCCGTGGCGAGCTGGTCGAGCAGGAGACCCTCACGGAAGAGGAGCGGGCCCGGCGCACCCTGCTGGAGGAGCGCAGCCGGATCGCGCGCGAGCTGCACGACGTCGTCGCGCACCACATGTCCGTCATCTCCATCCAGGCCCAGGTCGCCCCGCACCTCGTGGAGAACCCGTCCGAGGAGCTCAAGGAGAACCTGGCGGGGATCCGGGAGAACGCGCTGGAGGCCCTGACGGAGCTGCGGCGGGTGCTGGGCGTGCTGCGCTCCGAGCAGCCGGACGATCCTGCGAACCCACACCATCCGGTGCCCACCCTGGCCGAACTGGACGGCCTCGTGGACAACGTGCGGGGGGCCGGGCTCGACGTCGCCGTCGAAGTCGCGGGCGTCCGCAGGGTGTTGACTCCGGGCGTGGAGCTGACCGCGTACCGCATCGTCCAGGAGGCGCTGAGCAACTGCCTGCGCCACGCCCCGGGTTCGCGTGTGGAGGTCGGCATCGCCTACGGGCCGCGCGACCTGCACCTGTGCGTGGCCAACAGCGCACCGACCCGGCCGGCTCCGCCCTCGAACGGCGCGGGGCACGGACTGCTGGGGATGCGGGAGCGGGCGGGCATGCTGGGGGGCGAGCTGGCCGCGGGCCCGCGCCCCGAAGGCGGGTACGAGGTGACCGCGGTACTCCCGATGGATCCGCAGGGCCTGCCCGGCGACTCCTTCCCCGAGATGAAGAGGAATTCATGA